Part of the Deinococcus misasensis DSM 22328 genome is shown below.
GGCCACCAGACGGTAGTAGTTCAGGGCCTCTTTGCGGTCGGGTTTTTCACGGGCAGTCACGAAAGGGTGCCCACCGATTTCCAGCTCTGGAGAGGTGGTGAAAAAAGTCATGTAGGTGGGGTAGTCAAAAATGGCATTGACCACACACCCCTTGTCGAGGACTGCGTAGTTCAGTCCGGCTCTTTTGGCGTCGATGGCAGCGGCAAGCCCCACAGGCCCCGCGCCGACTATGATCAGGTCGTACATCATCATTTGATAAGGTAGCACGCTTGCTGCATAGAGAAAGTGTGCCATTTACATGAATGATACATGCCGAGGGCCAAGGGCCGAGAGCCGAGGGCAGGGTCAAAATGCTTCTGATTTTGCTGTCTGCTGTGAACTCTACAGGCTTTGTATAGAAAAAATCCCCTGAAAGGGCTTTTTCAAGGTGCCAGAGCAGACTTTTCTCATGTTTCAAAGGTCTTTCAAAGCATACTGAAGGTGTTTCAACCATCTCAAGTGTTTTCTGGACTGTGTTTTTCCAGAGTGGAGGATCCATGCCTGCCGTCAAATCCCTTGCTGTGCTCACCGTCTTGCTGGGAAGTGGGGCCTTTGCCCAGCAAAACCTGACTTTGTGTCCTGAAGCCCTGCGCGAATCCAGTTATGCCCCTTCAGACACCTGGGCGATGCTGGCCCATCAGGGGCAAAATGGCTGGCTGTTTGGACGGGGGGATTTCTCAGAAGGGGTTTCTTCTCTGGGGTACAGCAAAGCTGCCATGCAGGCTTTACAAGATGCGTTCAAGCGTGAAGGCATCCAACTGGTGATGGTGGATGTGCCCTCCAGATTGGTGTTGTCCCAAAAGCATCTGGACGCCAGCAACCTGCAGCGTTACTTCAGTGCCGACAACATCCGCTACAACTATGCCGATTTGCACGACCAGTTCACCGAACTGGGGATCATCGCCCCCAACCTGATGGAAGATGGATTGCAGTTTGAGGCGTCCAAAGGGCCATACTTTCAGGCCACCGACCACCACTGGACCACCGCTGCCACCAAGCATGTTGCTGAATTGATCGCAGCAGAAATCAAAAAATTGCCTGCTTACAGCACCTTCAAGAAAACCGAATACACCCTGGAAAGCAAAGTCCTGTCCAACAACGGCAGTTATGCCCGCATGGCCAACAACATCTGCAAAACCCAGTTTCCAGACGAAATGATCACCAGTTACACCGCTGTCCCCAAATCCTCTGGCGACCTCTTTGCCGAGGAGGACCCGGATGTGGTGCTGGTGGGCACCAGTTTCAGCCACCGGCGCGAATACACCACCGACGACACCCTCCCAGAGGTTCTGAAATACGAGCTGCAAACCGATGTGCTGAACGGTGCCGTAGAGGGGGG
Proteins encoded:
- a CDS encoding alginate O-acetyltransferase AlgX-related protein, with protein sequence MPAVKSLAVLTVLLGSGAFAQQNLTLCPEALRESSYAPSDTWAMLAHQGQNGWLFGRGDFSEGVSSLGYSKAAMQALQDAFKREGIQLVMVDVPSRLVLSQKHLDASNLQRYFSADNIRYNYADLHDQFTELGIIAPNLMEDGLQFEASKGPYFQATDHHWTTAATKHVAELIAAEIKKLPAYSTFKKTEYTLESKVLSNNGSYARMANNICKTQFPDEMITSYTAVPKSSGDLFAEEDPDVVLVGTSFSHRREYTTDDTLPEVLKYELQTDVLNGAVEGGGSFGGMEAYLMSDSYKQHKPKVIVWENNFYMGELGNLWAMSRMVALARGGCSNEVLWQGAGAVGRNFRIELPENVQVTTDSAIKIKFSDLKITDFQMNLEFSVGSQNTQHSRTWRIPNNGEFQMQLPRPGTLEALQLNLYRGDVSGTYQVTVCKMK